The nucleotide window AGCGAGGCGGCGGGCGCCTTTCCGCGCGGCTTCCCCCCCTTCTTGCGCGAGGTCTTCTCCCGTTCCTCGGCGGCGACCCAGCGGTTGATCGCCGATATGTACGCCTTCACGGCCGCCTCGATGATGTCGGTCGAGCTGGCCGCGCCCGCGAAGATCGTCCCGTTGGTCCTTATGCGGACGGTCGCTTCCCCGATCGCATCCTCGCCGGAGGTTATCGCGTTCAACCCGAAGTTGAGGAGCTCGAATTTCTGCCCGACGATCCGTTCGATGCACTGGTAGGCGGCGTCGATAGGCCCGTTCCCGGTGGCGGCCTCCTCGATCACATCGCTGCCGCGGCGCACCCGGAGTGCGGCCATCGGCGTGGCCTTCGTTCCCGACAGGATCTGGATGTGCTCGAGGCGGTAGGTCTCCGGCACCTTGAACAGCTCTTCCTGCACGAGGATCTCCAGCTCCTCGACCTTGACCTCCTTTTTCTTGTCGGCGAGTTCGAGGAACTTTTGATAAACGGCATCCACCTGCGCATCGCTCAGCGTGTGGCCGAACGACGAGATATGGTGCTTGAGCGCGGCTCGCCCGGACCGGGCGGTCAGGGCGAAGGTGTGGGCGGATACCCCCACGTCCTCCGGGCGGATGATCTCGTAAGTGGACCTGTCCTTGATGATCCCGTCCTGGTGTATGCCGGAGGAATGGGCGAACGCGTTGGCCCCGACAATCGCCTTGTTCCGCTGCACCGGCAAGCCCATGAGCGCGGAAACCATTTTACTGGTCTTCGAAATCTCCTTCACGTTGACGGCGGTCTGGAGGTTCCCGAAGACCTCTTTCCTGGTGCGAAGCGCCAGGACCACTTCCTCGAGCGCCGCGTTTCCGGCCCGCTCTCCGATTCCGTTCACCGTAACTTCAGCCTGCCGCGCGCCTGCGAGGATGCCCGCCAGGGTGTTCGCGGTGGCAAGCCCGAGGTCGTTGTGGCAGTGCATCGAGATCACCGCCTTGTCCAGCGCCGGTACCTTCTCCTTGAGCCGCCGGATCCTCTCCGCCATTTCGATGGGCGTGGCATACCCCACCGTGTCGGGGACGTTGATCGTCGTCGCCCCCGCCCTTACGATCGCCTCCACGGAGCGGCAGAGGAATTCGAAGTCCGTGCGCGACGCGTCTTCGGTCGAGAACTCCACGTCCTGGCAGAGCGAACGGGCGTACTTTACCGTGTCCACGCACCACTGGAGGATCTTATCCCGGTCGGAGCGGAACTTCTTCTGTATGTGGATGTCCGATGTCCCGAGAAAAGTGTGGATGCGGGGTCTCTTCGCAACCTTAACCGCTTCCCAGAGCGTGTCGATGTCCTTCCGCACCGCCCGCGCGAGCCCCGTGATGACCGGCCCCCTGACGACGCGCGCCACCTCGCGGACGGCCTCGAAATCCCCGGGCGATGACGCCGGGAACCCCGCCTCGATGATGTCCACGTTCAATGCGGCCAGCTGCTTCGCGATCTCCACTTTCTGCTCCTTGGCCAGCTTGGCGCCGGGGACCTGCTCGCCGTCCCGCAACGTCGTGTCGAAGATGAAAACCTTGTCCGCCATTTCGACTCCTCCTTTTCCTGCAATGATTGAAAAAAAAATCAGCCGCCGGGAGAAAGATTCCCGGCGGCCTTGAAAAACAAAAAGGCCGCGGGAACCTTGCCGGTTCCCGCGGCCTGTGTCGAGCGTATCAGTCTATCGC belongs to Deltaproteobacteria bacterium and includes:
- a CDS encoding 2-isopropylmalate synthase, translating into MADKVFIFDTTLRDGEQVPGAKLAKEQKVEIAKQLAALNVDIIEAGFPASSPGDFEAVREVARVVRGPVITGLARAVRKDIDTLWEAVKVAKRPRIHTFLGTSDIHIQKKFRSDRDKILQWCVDTVKYARSLCQDVEFSTEDASRTDFEFLCRSVEAIVRAGATTINVPDTVGYATPIEMAERIRRLKEKVPALDKAVISMHCHNDLGLATANTLAGILAGARQAEVTVNGIGERAGNAALEEVVLALRTRKEVFGNLQTAVNVKEISKTSKMVSALMGLPVQRNKAIVGANAFAHSSGIHQDGIIKDRSTYEIIRPEDVGVSAHTFALTARSGRAALKHHISSFGHTLSDAQVDAVYQKFLELADKKKEVKVEELEILVQEELFKVPETYRLEHIQILSGTKATPMAALRVRRGSDVIEEAATGNGPIDAAYQCIERIVGQKFELLNFGLNAITSGEDAIGEATVRIRTNGTIFAGAASSTDIIEAAVKAYISAINRWVAAEEREKTSRKKGGKPRGKAPAASL